One genomic segment of Nitrospira sp. includes these proteins:
- the rpmE gene encoding 50S ribosomal protein L31 has product MQKGIHPMYREATVHCACGNSFKTRTTIGEISVDICGACHPFFTGTQKIIDTEGRVERFKKKYAKKDK; this is encoded by the coding sequence ATGCAAAAGGGTATTCATCCAATGTATCGGGAAGCCACGGTTCATTGCGCTTGTGGTAACTCATTCAAGACGCGCACGACCATCGGGGAAATTAGCGTCGATATTTGCGGTGCCTGTCATCCGTTTTTTACCGGCACGCAAAAAATTATCGATACCGAAGGACGGGTCGAACGGTTTAAGAAGAAGTACGCGAAGAAGGACAAGTAG